A region of the Cricetulus griseus strain 17A/GY chromosome 7, alternate assembly CriGri-PICRH-1.0, whole genome shotgun sequence genome:
TGACCCGTGTAAATTCCTTTTGACCCAGGACCAGTCACAGAACCAGGGTCTGGAGTGGACATTTGCCCATCCCCAAGGACCTTGCTCTGCCTCCTTTCATGATTGTGTAGCACTAAGACCCAAACACACAGCACTAGACCCGTCTTTACCAAATTCTCTCACCAGCCTGTACATTTGGAAGGcttctctgtcttgtttttcgAGTCAGTGCTCGGCACACAGTGGGTGTTTTATAGACCCTATTAAATAACTGCAGCAGTGCTTAGCAGTCTACTTGTTTTATTTCGTCTTCACTCTGACATGTGTGTGAGACAGCGGTGTGATTCCCATATCCCAGAGAGGAAAACCGAGGCAGCTTGCCCCGACTCCTGGCTGCTCTGTTGTGGCTCACCACATTTCCGCCAGGGCCTGCAATTGTCCCTCTGTCTTATCAGGCTCTCTAGACCCCCTCATCTCACACCTCCTCCTTCTCTAGCCTGGGAATCCCTTGGGGAGCTTGTAAAAGAGCCCCAAGACCAGGCTTGTCCTGGGCAATGCTCAAGTAGGGGTTGGGGCAGGCAAGGAGTCTGTGTAGAGAGTCTGATGATCTGTCGGGTTTGGGAACCGCTGTGAGTTGAGGTGCGGCATTGGCCAATGATGTTTCCTGGACAATTCAAGTGTGACATGACCTCATACCTGAGAAGGGGTGGGGTGAAGggcagagatgggggaggagtTCCTTGCCTGGAGGGACACCAGCTTGACCAGACTCAGTGCCTGTCACCTGTAGCTTAATAGTCCTGCTTCTGACAACTTCGGGATTAATGTGCCTCAGTAGCTCAGAGGAAGTGTCCCCCACTCCTCTGCTATCTGTGACCACCTGGGGTCCAGTCACAACTTTGCCCTGCCAAGACCCTCCAGAGGGTCAGGAACAACAGGGAAGCCTCTTCCTTTACAGTTGAGCcccacagtggggggggggggtcacactTCTCCAGACGTCTCCTGTGGTGGATATGGTCTGGGAGTCAAGAGTGCTGTGCTCCTGACTCtgtgatctgtctgtctgtctgtctgtctgtctgtttgtctgtctgtctgtctatagaGAGTTGGTATGAACCTTAGATCGGCAGTTGGCGCTGGGTTTGAATCTTTCATCTTCCATACTGCTAAACCTTGGGCAAACATTTCACCTTCTGTAGCTGGGGCTTGGTGGTCTTTGGTGACCATGATGCCCAGTTCCAATCTTAAGGGAGATGGGTCTGTGGTTGGACATGAATTCCAGGCCCTTCCAGATATCAACAGACTGGTTCCCACAAGATTTTGAGATCCTTTTAACAAAATTTGGGCTTGGGTGAGTAGTACTGGGTTCCCCCTTCCAGGTCTGCTCCTCCAAACAGATGTTTTAGCTTTGCTCTTACTAGACAGAAGCTTGATCCAGAAGGGTCCGACCAAACAGGCTTCCcaaagagagaacagaaggaaCACGTGTGGGCCAGCCCAAGGCCCTGAAACTGGGTGTATACATAATGGTGGTGGTTGGCTCCAGATGGGCTAGCTCAGGGGCCCCCAAACAGATCTGAGATAATGGGTGATAGTGAGCCCTGCCAGTTAGATTATATTAGAACAACTTCAAGGGTTGGTTTCCAGGAGAGCGTGTGCTGAGCTCTGTTGCTCTTTACCTTAATAAACTTTTCACTTTAGGAGTGCTTAAACCCTAGagtatatttttacatattatacATAGACTAAATTCTGGACAAAGTGGGCTTCTAAGAAAAGCATACCCTTTTCTGTAAGTGTTCACCCTGGTAGAGGCACATGGCTGGTGATAGTGTGGATGAGAAAATATAAGTTCCATGCCTGCTAGTGTGGAGGCCGCTGCTGctcagctcacacctgtctggtCTAAAGtgtgtgttctttcttccttacttGCTCTGATTAAGTTCGTTGCTGCTTAATCTACTAATATCCCATTTGAATTCTTCTCTCTCTGAAGCCCAACACTGGAGACTACTGCTGGGGTCAAGACTAGAGAAGATGGGAGGCCTCTGCAGAGTATTTTAACCTCTGGTTGGAGTGGCCAACAGGCCACAGTGAGTTGTggtgtaaaaaacaaaacttcctgCCCTAAAAAGACCTCAGCCTCAGGCAAGACTCTTTGGGCTTCTGTCACTTCAAGAGGAATGGCAGGGCAAGCACAGGGTCCAGTGCTGTGGGCGTTGCCCCATGGCATCCAGAAGACTGTCTCTGGGTCCAGACTCCATCCTTCTTTTCAGGCCAAGACTGTGTCCACTGTGGCTAGAACTCCTACTAAACACTATGGGGAGGTAGGTGAGCATTGGACTCACTTGCCCCCTGCCTGCAAGGTTCGTGGGAGCCTTAGAGTTCCGGCTTTGTGGCTACAAGCCTAGTAGTGGCAATGGCTGACTTCCACCTTTCTTGCTCCTCCATAGTCCTTCTCACCCACAAGGTTAATTCAGAGATCAATAAAAAGATGAGTATTGAGAGGTGCAAAGAGAGAGGCTCGGATGATGGGGAGTCTTCAGGGGCTGATGTTCTGGGAGcccccctgcccctccctcccccgaGTCCCTGTGCTCTCAAGCCTTCATCTGTAGACTGGAAATGGGGATGATACCACCTCGGGCCTGTCTCTCGGCACTGCGTAGCAGGTGTGACAGTAACCCTGAGCACTACAAGGAGCAAGACAGCCCTGTGCACACTGGGTGAACAAAGCCACCAAGCCTAGCCTGGAACCATGGCCACCAAAAAGCTGCAGATCAGCCCCTGGGCAAGATGGTTTCCACATGGGGACTCTGAGGCCCCTGGTGGGtggagtggaggtgggggtggggacacacCAACAGTATTAGGAGCAGGATGGAGTTTCCCCCCACTGCAGTCCACTACAGACAACAGAGGCAGGCCCTGAGTAGGTGAGGCCAGAGGTGGGATGGAGGAGCTGTGCACTGGAATGAATGCTCTTTAGGTGCAGAGCCTCATGTTAGGGGCCAGGATTATGGAGGCGGGTGTGAAAGGCAGCTAGCCTGCAAAAGAAGGTTGAAGAGGCTGGCCACTGGGGTAGGGTCCTTCAGGCATGCTTCTTTGTGACTGTTATATATCCTGCAGGCCCAGAGGGGTGACAAAATCCTCCTGTACTGGTCAGTGAGTGAGGCAGGTCAGGTGTGTGGCTGCATAGGATATGGTTGTTGTGTACGCCACTGTGAACATCCTGGCGTCTCAAAGGCAGCCTCCAAATCCAAGTTAGATCCCATAGGAAAGGGAATCCTTTGATTTTTAGAACTTGAAAGGACTACAGCTACTCGGCCCAGACACGTCCCTGCGGAGAGAAAGCAGGCACAGAGAGGGGAGGTGAAGGGCTTTGGGTTCCACAGTGAGCAGCCCAGCTCTACAGCATGGCTTGTGAGAATCCCATGATGGCACCCCAAGACAGCCTGGGAGGGTATCAATGGGGCTTCTGCCACCTAAGGTTCTCACTGTGGGGCAGGGAGGCTTGAGAGGTTGACTCACTGCCTGAGGACGCGGCTGTCACAGAGCTGCCGGCATCAAGACCTCACTGTTGCTGTCCCCTCAGGCTTCAGGAACAGAAGCCTGGCCAGCCTGACTCAGTGCTAACTCTgatttgtgtgtttttctctcgGCTCCACGCCCCCAGAACTGGGTGGGAACTCTGAGCCAGCACATGGAGGGGAGAGTCCACCCTGGGCTGAATAATCCAGAGTGGGGAGTTGGACGGGACTTAGTGACGAAATCCAGAGGGGAACCTAGAGTCAGCAGTCGAGGGCCCCGCCTTCCCCAGGTGCATATAAAGGAACCTGGTGTCTGAGGCACCCACAGCATCCACATCCTTCCCTGAGCTGCTCTCTCTTCCCTTCGCTCGCTGACTTGCTCACGCTCTCACCTCTCTGGACAACATGACCACCTGCAGCCGCCAGTTCACCTCCTCCAGCTCCATGAAGGGCTCCTGTGGCATCGGTGGCGGTTCTAGCCGCATCTCCTCTGTCCTGACTGGAGGATCCTGCCGGGCTCCCAGCACCTATGGGGGCCTGTCAGTCAGCTCCTCTCGCTTCTCCTCTGGGGGAGCCTGCGGCATGGGGAGCAGCTATGGTGGGGGCTTCAGCAGCAGCAGTTTTGGAGGATATGGTGGTGGCATTGGCTGTGGCATTGGTGGTGGCTTTGGTGGTGGCTTTGGTGGTGGCTTTGGTGGTGGTTTTGGTGGTGGCATTGGTGGTggctttggtggtggtgatggactCCTGGTGGGCAGTGAGAAGGTGACCATGCAGAACCTCAACGACCGCCTGGCCAGCTACCTGGACAAGGTGCGTGCCCTGGAGGAGGCCAACACTGACCTGGAGGTGAAGATCCGTGACTGGTACCAGAGGCAGCGGCCCGCTGAGACCAAAGACTACAGCTCCTACTTCAGGACCATCGAGGACCTGAAGAGCAAGGTGGGTGGCTCTGGTGGATGAAGTAAGAGGCCAGAGCTGCAGTGGCTTTTAGGAAGCCACTTCTAAGAGTCTGATATATAAGGAAGAAGACTGAAGACCTTTGGAGGCTCATGTTCAGAGTTACCCAGAGACGTGGTGGAGGGTCCCTTTCGAACACCCCTGCCTTAGCTGGAACAGGGACTCTGACTCTTAATGCTCTTGAGGCTACTTCATGTGGAAGCTCAGCTCCTTATCTCTGGGCCCAGGATAGGGGTGGTGACAGACAGAAGTGCACCCTGCATGCATACCCTGAGGTGGGTGGCGGAGTAGCCAGTTGTCTGCGGAAGCTGTTGGAGCTGACCTGCCAGCCATGTGATCACTGGATTTGGAGAGACTGCTTTGCCCACCTCTATCCTTCTGCCTTGAGCAGAGGGTCCCTGACTGGCTCATCAGACCACCTATCTTTTCACTACCGTTCTAGATTATCGCGGCCACTCTGGAGAATGCACAGCCCATTTTGCAGATCGACAATGCCAGGCTGGCAGCTGATGACTTCAGGACCAAGTGAGCAGCCATCGCACCGggaagaggacagagggcagagggcagagggaggagggcagagggcagagggcagagggcagagggcagagggcagagggcagagggcagagggttgGGCGCAGGGACAAAAGAATAGGGCTGTCCATCTGCAGCTCTGATCTCTCTCCCAGGTATGAGCATGAGCTGGCCCTGCGTCAGACCGTGGAGGCCGACGTCAATGGCCTGCGCCGGGTGTTGGATGAGCTGACCCTGGCCAGAGCCGACCTGGAGATGCAGATTGAGAATCTCAAGGAGGAGCTGGCCTACCTGAAGAAGAACCATGAGGAGGTGAGGCTGCTTCTGGTTTTGGAGGAGAAAGGCTGATTTAGTGACGTTCCCAGGAGAGATGACCACCTCCTTATGATCTTTCCTAGGAGATGCTTGCCTTGAGGGGTCAGACTGGTGGGGATGTCAACGTGGAGATGGATGCAGCCCCTGGCGTGGACCTGAGCCGCATCCTGAATGAGATGAGAGACCAGTATGAGCAGATGGCCGAGAAGAACCGCAGGGATGCAGAGGCCTGGTTCTTGAGCAAGGTGGGACTTACCTCCCCCGTACTCCTCCTGGACTCCTGGGCTGGGAGGCTTTGGAGAGACTCACACCTTGTCCTCTCTCCTGTTTCAGACTGAGGAGCTGAACAAAGAAGTGGCCTCTAACAGTGAGCTGATACAGAGTGGCCGCAGTGAGGTGTCAGAGCTCCGCAGAGTGTTCCAGGGCCTGGAGATCGAACTACAGTCCCAGCTCAGCATGGTATGAAGAATCCTGCCCCAGTGAGGTCCCCTAGTCACCATCCCTCAAGAGGGTCACCATCCAGTCCCACTTTTCATTCCATGAGACTGGAAGTGGTGTCATGGTATCCATTatagagaaggagaaatgaaagcCAGAATGTTGGGAAAACATTTCTCCAATTTCCCCCAGCTGGGGTCAAGATCCCTGTGTCTATCAAAAAATGTGCCCAGACAGAAATGCAGAGACACAGTTGGTCATCACCACCAACCTTTCCCCCTTTCCGCCACTCACAGAAAGCGTCCTTGGAGAGCAGCCTGGAAGAGACCAAGGGCCGATACTGCATGCAGCTGGCCCAGATCCAGGGTCTGATCAGCGGTGTGGAGGAGCAGCTGGCTCAGCTGCGCTGTGAGATGGAGCAGCAGAGTCAGGAGTACAATATCTTGTTGGACGTGAAGACGCGGCTGGAGCAGGAGATTGCCACCTACCGCCGGCTGCTGGATGGCGAGGATGCCCAGTGAGTTGGCCCTTAGCCCCTGTTGGCAGCACCTCTGCCCCCTGCTACTCCCAGCACATCTAACGCTCCCATGTCTCCCTGTTTACTTCATCCCAGAATCTCCTCCTCGCAACACTCATCTGGCCATTCctattcttccagagaaagagaaggtaagGCCCCGGGGGTCCACAGACTGATTCTGTGATTTAAGGGCCAAACCCCTCCTCCCAGAGCCCCGACCCTCCCTTCCCCACTGAGTGGCAGTTTGCTTAGCTCCCAAAGCCCAcctatcttttctcctttttttgcagtcttctcctcatcctctcgCCAGCCCCGGTCCATCCTTAAAGAGCAAGGCTCATCCAGCTTCAGCCAGAGCCAAAGCCAGAGTTCCAGGAACTGATCTGCCTCACTCCTGACCCACGCCAGCCTCacatcctggaggcctgagccaGGACCGTGTTTTCTTAGTGTTGTCCCCAgctgtctcccctcccctctgctggTGATGGGCTAATAAAGCTGACTTTCTGGTTGATGC
Encoded here:
- the Krt16 gene encoding keratin, type I cytoskeletal 16, with amino-acid sequence MTTCSRQFTSSSSMKGSCGIGGGSSRISSVLTGGSCRAPSTYGGLSVSSSRFSSGGACGMGSSYGGGFSSSSFGGYGGGIGCGIGGGFGGGFGGGFGGGFGGGIGGGFGGGDGLLVGSEKVTMQNLNDRLASYLDKVRALEEANTDLEVKIRDWYQRQRPAETKDYSSYFRTIEDLKSKIIAATLENAQPILQIDNARLAADDFRTKYEHELALRQTVEADVNGLRRVLDELTLARADLEMQIENLKEELAYLKKNHEEEMLALRGQTGGDVNVEMDAAPGVDLSRILNEMRDQYEQMAEKNRRDAEAWFLSKTEELNKEVASNSELIQSGRSEVSELRRVFQGLEIELQSQLSMKASLESSLEETKGRYCMQLAQIQGLISGVEEQLAQLRCEMEQQSQEYNILLDVKTRLEQEIATYRRLLDGEDAQISSSQHSSGHSYSSREREVFSSSSRQPRSILKEQGSSSFSQSQSQSSRN